The Thermosynechococcus sp. CL-1 genomic interval GGTGCAACCCGTTGATTTGACGACCCTGCGTGCTGTTTGTGCCGATCTCCAACATTGGCTACCGGCACGGCTCGAAACGGTTTACCAGCGCGATCGCCACACGATTGCCTTGGCGCTGCGCACGCTGAAAAAACAGGATTGGCTGACCCTCAGTTGGCATCCCCAAGCGGCACGCATTGCCTTTGAACCACCGCCCCCCCGCCAACCCGACACCTTTACCTTTAGTCAGCAACTCCATGCCCAACTCAATCGCCTTGCCCTTGTGCGGGTGGGGTTAGTCAACCCTTGGGAGCGCGTCGTGGTCTTGGAATTTGCCCCTCGTCCGCAGGAAGCAACGCAGTGGCGTCTCTATGCCGAGATCATGGGCAAGTACAGCAACGTGATTCTGGTTAACGCTGCCGGGGAAATTGTTACTGCTGCCCACCAAGTCAATGCCCAACAGTCCCGCTTGCGCCCAATTCTGACCGGTCAACCCTATGTGCCCCCACCCCCCCTAACGGCCGCGTTGCCCAGTTGCGAGATTCCCTTTGAGCAGTGGCAACAACAGGTAAGCGTGATTCCCGGACTGCTGCGGCAGCAACTTCTGAAGGCCTATCGGGGACTGAGTCCAGCCTTGGTACAGCAACTACTGGCGGATGCCGCATTGCCCCTAGAAAGTCGCACCACAGAGCTAACCGCTGAAGAATGGCGGCGGCTATTTGACCATTGGCAGCACTGGCTGGCGTGTTTAGAGAGCGGGCATTTTGTCCCCCAATTTACATCAACGGGCTATCGCGTCATTCCCCCCCTTGGGACGCAGACCCCCTCAACCCTCAGCATTCACGAAATTCTCGCCACCTATTACCAAAACCAACTACAGCAACAGCAAACGCAGCAACTTCAGCAACAGTTGCACCAGAGCCTACAGGCACAACGGCAAAAACTGATCGCTAAAATTGAGGGCTTTCGAGAACGATTGGCCGCCGCTGCTGGGGGCGATCGCCAACGCTACCTAGCCGATTTACTCATGGCCCATGCCCACCTGTGGCAACCCGGCATGACTGAACTGATCGTGACGGACTTTGCCACCCAAGAACCCCTCGCCATTCCCCTCTCGCCAGAGAAGAGCGCCATCCAAACGGCGCAGGAGCTGTACAAACAACAGCAGAAACTCAAACGTGCCCAGCAGCACATTACGCCGCTCCTCACCGCTGCTGAAGGGGAACTGGCCTATCTGGATCAGGTGGCGGCCACCCTCACTACGGCCACATCCTTAGATGTCCTTGAGGAAATTCGCGCTGAATTGATTCAACAGGGATACCTGACGGCGCCCGATTACTATCGTCCCCCTACCACGCCCAGTCCCTACCTACGCTATACGACACCGAGTGGCTTCACGGTTCTCGTGGGGCGCAACAACCGTCAGAATGACGATCTCACCTTTCGCGTTGCCAGTCCCTACGATTGGTGGTTTCACACCCAAGAGATTCCCGGTAGCCATGTGATTCTCCGCCTCGCAGCGGGGGAGGTGCCCAGTGAGAAAGATATTCAATACGTGGCGAATTTGGCGGCCTACCATAGTCAAGCCCGTGCCAGTGCCCAAGTACCCGTGGTCTATACGCGCCGCAAGTATGTGCAAAAACCGAAGGGCGCCAATCCGGGGATGGTGATCTACGATCAGGCGACAGTGGTGTGGGGGTGCCCTCTGAGTGTCAGTGATGGCTCTTCCGATCTGACCCAAGGGGGTGCTGGCGGCGATCGCCACGGGATCATGGCAGAATAGAACCGTGTTTTTTACGACACCATTGACTGCTGAGGTTCTATGCTGCGCCTAAATCGAAAATCCCTAATTTCAATCCTATTAAGCGTTGTTGCCATTATTTTAGTCGGCTGTGGCGGCCCCAGTGCCACGACCACCCCTCCGCCCACCTATAGTGAGTTGCAAATTACTCGCATTCAAGACTACCTGAGTGACATTGAGAAAAATGCTGAACGCTTTGCCGACCTAGAGGTCAGTGTGGCCAAAGGGGATTGGCAGGAAGCCCGCAACATTATGCGCGGCCCTCTCGGTGAAATGCTGATGGATATGCGTGCCCTCAACCGCAATCTCTTGGCAAAGGATCAACCCACCCCCACAGCTTTGACCCGTGCCCTGACGGATGACTTCCTGAAAATTGATCAGGGGGCGGATCTCAATAGTGTCACCGTGGCTCAAGAGGGCTTCCGTGATGCTGAAGCGGACTTCAAGGCCTATCTCAATAGCTTGCCTGAGTTGTCCTAGTCCCCTGCGTTTCTCCTAGGTTGATAACCGTTGCCCATGTCCTTCGTCGGTCTGCATATTCACAGTGATTACAGTCTTCTGGATGGTGCAAGTCAGCTTCCCGACCTAGTGGCACGGGCAATGGAATTGGGGATGCCCGCGATCGCCCTCACGGATCACGGGGTGATGTACGGCGCCGTTGAGCTGTTAAAGTTGTGTCGCGGCAAACCCCTGAAGCCAATCATTGGCAATGAGATGTACGTCATCAATGGCGACATCACCAAGCAGGAGCGCAAACCCCGCTTTCACCAAGTGGTGCTGGCCAAAAATAAACAGGGCTACCACAACCTCTGCAAACTCACCACCATCTCCCACCTCCAGGGCTTCCAAGGCAAAGGCATTTTTGCTCGCCCCTGCATCAACAAAGAACTCTTGGCACAATACCGCGACGGACTCATTGTCACCAGTGCTTGCCTCGGCGGTGAGATTCCCCAAGCCATTTTGCAGGGTAAGCCGGATTTGGCACGCAGTGTTGCTGCTTGGTATCAAGAGACCTTTGGTGAGGATTTTTACCTTGAGATCCAAGACCACGGCAGTCAAGAGGATCGGGTGGTCAACGTTGAACTGGTGCGCATTGGCCGCGAGTTGGGGATCAAAATTATTGCCACCAATGACTCCCACTTTATCTCCTGTAATGACGTTGAAGCCCACGACGCTCTACTTTGTATCCAGACCAACAAGCTGCTCGCCGATGAGAAGCGGATGCGCTACAGCGGTACGGAATACCTGAAATCCGCCGCTGAAATGGCTCGCCTGTTTCGGGATCACTTGCCCGCTGAGGTCATTGAAGAGGCTTTGGCGAATACCCTTGAAGTGGCCGAAAAGATTGAACCCTATAACATCTTTCGTGAACCCCAAAGTCCAGAGTTTCCGGTGCCTGCTGGTCATACAGCCGATACCTACCTAGAGCAAGTGGCGTGGCAAGGACTGTTGGAGCGATTTCACCTCAGCGATCGCCAGCAGTTGGATCCCACCTACCGGCAGCGACTGGAATATGAACTGAAAATGCTGCAACAGATGGGGTTCTCGAACTATTTCCTCGTGGTTTGGGACTACATCAAATATGCCCGCGACCACAATATTCCCGTCGGGCCAGGGCGGGGATCGGCGGCGGGTTCCCTTGTGGCCTATGCCCTGCGCATTACCAACATTGATCCCGTACACCACGGCTTGCTCTTTGAGCGGTTTTTGAACCCGGAGCGCAAGTCCATGCCCGATATTGATACGGACTTCTGCATTGACCGCCGCGAGGAGGTGATCCAGTACGTCACCGAAAAATACGGCAGCGATCGCGTCGCCCAGATCATCACCTTCAACCGCATGACCTCAAAGGCGGTGCTCAAGGATGTGGCACGGGTGCTGGATATTCCCTATAGCCAAGCGGATCAAATGGCAAAGCTGATTCCCGTGGTGCGGGGCAAACCGGTCAAATTGGCGGTGATGATCTCCGATGACACCCCCTCGCCAGAATTCAAGGAAAAGTACGACAGTGATCCGCTGGTGCGCCGCTGGATTGATATGGCGATGCGTATTGAAGGTACCAACAAAACCTATGGCGTCCATGCGGCCGGCGTCGTCATTGCCTCAGAACCCTTGGATCAACTGGTGCCGCTGCAACGCAATAACGATGGGGCGGTGATTACCCAGTATTTCATGGAGGATCTGGAATCCCTTGGCCTCCTGAAGATGGACTTTTTGGGTCTCAAGAACCTGACAATGATCCAAAAAACGCGGGAGTTGATCCAGAAAAACCACGGTAAAACCCTTGATTTGGATGTCCTCCCCCTCGATGATGCCAAGACTTACCAAATCCTTGCTGAAGGCAAACTGGAGGGGATCTTCCAATTGGAATCTTCGGGGATGCGCCAAATTGTTCGAGAACTGAAGCCCTCAAATTTGGAGGACATTTCCTCGGTGCTGGCACTCTATCGACCGGGACCGTTGGATGCAGGCCTGATCCCCAAATTCATTAACCGCAAGCATGGGCGGGAACCCATTCAATATCAACATGAGCTTTTGAAACCCATTTTGCAGGAAACCTACGGCGTTCTTTGTTATCAGGAGCAGATCATGCGGATGGCGCAGGACTTGGCGGGCTATTCTCTGGGTCAAGCGGATCTGCTCCGCCGCGCGATGGGCAAAAAGAAAAAAGAGGAAATGGAAAAACACGAAGCCCTCTTCATTGAGGGAGCGGCGAAAAATGGGGTGCCCAGTGCGGTGGCCCAAGAACTCTTTAAGCAGATGCTGGATTTTGCTGAATACTGTCTGAGTGGGGAGACGGCGGTGATGACGGTGGAATATGGGGCTGTCCCGATTCGCCGCTTGGTGCAGGAACAGTTGGCCTGTCAGGTCTACAGCCTTGATCCCCAAGGGCATCTTTATACCCAGCCCATTGCCCAATGGCACTTTCAGGGCTTCCGTCCCGTGTATGAGTATGAACTTGAGGATGGCTCAACGATTTGTGCGACACCTGATCACCGCTTTATGACCACCCGTGGCCAGATGCTGCCCATTGAGCAAATTTTTCAGGAAGGACGAGAGCTATTCCAATTCGCGATCGCCCCCAGTACGGCGCTGGCTCAAGGTCTCAAACCAGCGGTGCAGATGAGCCGCTAGACAATCTTGAATAGCTTCACTCACCTGATCAGTGGGTTGATCCGCCGCAATTCGCTGCCAGCGATCGCCCCCTGCCTTAGCCAAGGCCATAAATCCTTGACGAACTCGCTCATGAAAGGCCACCGCATGCTGCTCTAGGCGATCCGCTATGCCCCGCCGTTGGGTGCGGGCAAGGCCAACCTGAACCGGCAGATCCAGCCAGAGAACTAAATCCGGCATCAGTCCAGCGGTGGCAATCTGGTTGATGTGCTCGATGAGGCTCAAGTCCAGTCCCCGCCCATAGCCTTGGTAGGCAATGGTGGAAGCCGTGTAGCGATCGCACAGGACAATGCCCCCCCGTTGCAGTTGGGGGCGGATACTCGTCGCCACGTGCTGGGCGCGATCGGCGGCATAGAGCAGGAGTTCTGCCATGGGATCAATCTCTAAATCACTATGGAGCAGCAGTTGCCGCAGGCCTTGGCCAAGGGGCGTTCCCCCCGGTTCACGGGTCAGCAGCAAGGGCGGATCAATGTCAGCGGATCGTAATTTTGCCAGCCAGCCACTTTCCTCTAGCCATGTGGTGATCGCCCCCATTTGGGTCGTTTTGCCGGCACCCTCTCCCCCCTCTAGGACAATAAACAAACCAGTGTAGGGATGCATGAATTCAGCGATTTTGAAGAAAGGTTTGATATAATCGCGGCATCCTGCCATATAATGCAGGTCACCTTACAATGGGGGTAATGCTCAATTCCCTGTGATTTCCTAGGAACACCAGCAGCGAGAGCGCCCCGTCTGTTCCGTGATTACACTAGAACCATTGTTCGCGAATTATTAGTTTACCACTTGGCGGTTATGGCTCGATATGCTCGTGTTGTTACCATTGCACTCCCTCGGGCACGGCTAAAGGAAGAGCTGGTGCAAACCCTAGAAGCCTGCGATTTGACGGTAACCCATGTGGGGGATGATTACGTCGTGGCACGGGAGAGCGCGCTCGATGCCATTTCAATGTCCCAACTGGTCACGGTTGAAGTCCTGATTGATAAAACCACGCCCCAAAAGGATGTCACCAAGTTTGATCTGGTGCTCAAGAATAAGGAACTGACCCTCAAGAAAAATAATCACTGCTTTGAATGGTTTGACCGTGTCAGTCGCGCCATTGCCGAAAATGAAAATTGGGAATTAGTTAATACAGTTGCCACACTGTGACGGTGCTGCTAGCAAATGCAACAGTGACCATTGTGGGCGCCGGGGTGGTTGGCTCGGCGATCGCCTACGAACTGAGTCGTGTGCTTGATCCAGCGGAAACGCCGATTCTTGTCCTTGAAGCACAACGGGAGGAAGATTGGCAAGCGACCGGTGCGGCTCTTGGTGTTCTCATTGTCCACCTCAGTCGGCGGCGACGTGGACGCAACTTTCAACTACGGCAGGCCAGTTTGGCACGTTATGAAACCCTCATTCCGGAGTTGGCGGCAGAAACGGGGGTTCAGATTCCCTACCAGCGCCGCGGCATTATCGAAATCTGTACCACTAAGGACGAGGCGATCGCCACCCAAGCATGGTTGCAGGAACAGGCTCCCCAAGGCGTGCAGTGGCTCTCGCCAAAAGAAGTCCAAGATCAATGTCCCCTTGTGGATATCCACCACATTCACGGTGCACTTTGGGCAACGGGCGATCGCCAAGTCACCCCTAAACCCTTGACTCAAGCCCTGCGCCAAGCGGCTCATCAACGGGGCGTCAAGTTCTTGTATCAAAGCCCTGTCCGGCAACTCCAGCGATCGCTCCAAGGGGGATGGATTTTACAGCTCGATCAAGCAGCCATCGAGACTGAATACCTGATCCTAGCGGCGGGTCTGGGAACAACACCCCTTACGCAAGCCCTGAATCGCTCTGTCACTGTGGAACCGGTTTTAGGACAAGCCCTAGAGTTTGCCTGTGATATTGATGCAAATACACCAGTAATGACCGCTGAAGGCATTCATTTTGTCCCCTTGCCTTGGGGGCGGGTGTGGGTGGGCGCCACCGTGGAGTTCAACACTCTCACCGCGAATCCGCAAACCCTTGATCAACTGCATGGACGGGCGATCGAACTTTGGCCAGTTCTGAAAACGGCTCCCTTAACCCAACAGTGGCAGGGACTGCGACCCCGCCCGAGCGATCGCCCGGCACCCATCATCGAAAAAATAGACGACCACACTTGGCTGGCCACTGGCCACTACCGCAATGGTATCCTGCTAGCTCCCATCACCGCCCAAAAAATTGCCCAATCCCTGAGGCTGACCTTGGCCAAGGGCGATCGCCCCAAGGGGGACACAGCATTGATAAAATAAAAGCCAGCGTTGTGGGGTACATACCATGGAAGTGAATCCTTTTGGCTTGGTGGCAACAGCCATGTTTGTCTTGGTGCCAACAGTGTTCTTGATTATTTTGTACGTGCAAACGGAAAGTCAGAAGAAGAGCAGCTAAGATAGATCTCTACGGCTAGAGCGAAAATGACTCTATTTTTGCCGCAGATGCTCTAAATAGTCCTTATTTATACGGCCTGTGACTGCTGCTTCGTTTTCACCCCTTTGTATTGCACCTACCCACGTCTATCGTGGTTGGTTCATTCTCTCCCAAGCGGGGGAAGCCATTGCTCAATTGGGGCATCATCCCCTTTTAGTGGTTTCACCGCAGCGGTATCAGCAGCTTGAGCAGGAGTGGCAGGCGATCGCCCGCTCCCATGATCTCACCTTCAGCGTGGGGACATTCCATGGTGAGTGCAGTGAATCCACCCTTGCCCAGCTCCGCCAAGAGGCGCAAGGCAGTGATCTCATCATTGGCATTGGCGGTGGCAAAGCCCTAGATACCGCTAAACTGTTGGGGCATCAATTACACTTGCCCGTAGTGACGATCCCCACGTCCGCAGCCACCTGTGCCGCTTGGACAGCCCTCTCCAATATCTATACAGAGGCCGGTGCCTTTGCCTACGATGTGACACTCCACCGTTGCCCGGATCTGCTGCTCTTGGATTACGCCCTGATTCAAACGGCGCCGAAGCGAACCCTGCTTGCCGGCATTGGCGATGCCCTTGCCAAGTGGTATGAGGCCTCGGTGAGTAGTGGCCACCGCCAAGAAACGCTGATTGTGGCTGCGGTACAGCAAGCCCGAGTATTGCGCGATCTTCTCTTGCAGCAA includes:
- a CDS encoding FAD-binding oxidoreductase; the encoded protein is MTIVGAGVVGSAIAYELSRVLDPAETPILVLEAQREEDWQATGAALGVLIVHLSRRRRGRNFQLRQASLARYETLIPELAAETGVQIPYQRRGIIEICTTKDEAIATQAWLQEQAPQGVQWLSPKEVQDQCPLVDIHHIHGALWATGDRQVTPKPLTQALRQAAHQRGVKFLYQSPVRQLQRSLQGGWILQLDQAAIETEYLILAAGLGTTPLTQALNRSVTVEPVLGQALEFACDIDANTPVMTAEGIHFVPLPWGRVWVGATVEFNTLTANPQTLDQLHGRAIELWPVLKTAPLTQQWQGLRPRPSDRPAPIIEKIDDHTWLATGHYRNGILLAPITAQKIAQSLRLTLAKGDRPKGDTALIK
- the psbQ gene encoding photosystem II protein PsbQ; this encodes MLRLNRKSLISILLSVVAIILVGCGGPSATTTPPPTYSELQITRIQDYLSDIEKNAERFADLEVSVAKGDWQEARNIMRGPLGEMLMDMRALNRNLLAKDQPTPTALTRALTDDFLKIDQGADLNSVTVAQEGFRDAEADFKAYLNSLPELS
- a CDS encoding iron-containing alcohol dehydrogenase family protein; the encoded protein is MRPVTAASFSPLCIAPTHVYRGWFILSQAGEAIAQLGHHPLLVVSPQRYQQLEQEWQAIARSHDLTFSVGTFHGECSESTLAQLRQEAQGSDLIIGIGGGKALDTAKLLGHQLHLPVVTIPTSAATCAAWTALSNIYTEAGAFAYDVTLHRCPDLLLLDYALIQTAPKRTLLAGIGDALAKWYEASVSSGHRQETLIVAAVQQARVLRDLLLQQSAEALANVGSTAWENVVDASVLMAGMIGGLGGAQCRTVAAHAVHNGLTQLPQSRGTLHGEKVAYGILVQLRLEELVQGSQLAASARHQLCQFYEQVGLPLSLEDLGFQEASLAQLQHAATVACAPHSDIHYLPFAVTPDLLLEAMVSTVVGYSATVLDGSAR
- the psbM gene encoding photosystem II reaction center protein PsbM: MEVNPFGLVATAMFVLVPTVFLIILYVQTESQKKSS
- a CDS encoding DNA polymerase III subunit alpha → MSFVGLHIHSDYSLLDGASQLPDLVARAMELGMPAIALTDHGVMYGAVELLKLCRGKPLKPIIGNEMYVINGDITKQERKPRFHQVVLAKNKQGYHNLCKLTTISHLQGFQGKGIFARPCINKELLAQYRDGLIVTSACLGGEIPQAILQGKPDLARSVAAWYQETFGEDFYLEIQDHGSQEDRVVNVELVRIGRELGIKIIATNDSHFISCNDVEAHDALLCIQTNKLLADEKRMRYSGTEYLKSAAEMARLFRDHLPAEVIEEALANTLEVAEKIEPYNIFREPQSPEFPVPAGHTADTYLEQVAWQGLLERFHLSDRQQLDPTYRQRLEYELKMLQQMGFSNYFLVVWDYIKYARDHNIPVGPGRGSAAGSLVAYALRITNIDPVHHGLLFERFLNPERKSMPDIDTDFCIDRREEVIQYVTEKYGSDRVAQIITFNRMTSKAVLKDVARVLDIPYSQADQMAKLIPVVRGKPVKLAVMISDDTPSPEFKEKYDSDPLVRRWIDMAMRIEGTNKTYGVHAAGVVIASEPLDQLVPLQRNNDGAVITQYFMEDLESLGLLKMDFLGLKNLTMIQKTRELIQKNHGKTLDLDVLPLDDAKTYQILAEGKLEGIFQLESSGMRQIVRELKPSNLEDISSVLALYRPGPLDAGLIPKFINRKHGREPIQYQHELLKPILQETYGVLCYQEQIMRMAQDLAGYSLGQADLLRRAMGKKKKEEMEKHEALFIEGAAKNGVPSAVAQELFKQMLDFAEYCLSGETAVMTVEYGAVPIRRLVQEQLACQVYSLDPQGHLYTQPIAQWHFQGFRPVYEYELEDGSTICATPDHRFMTTRGQMLPIEQIFQEGRELFQFAIAPSTALAQGLKPAVQMSR
- the tmk gene encoding dTMP kinase; translated protein: MHPYTGLFIVLEGGEGAGKTTQMGAITTWLEESGWLAKLRSADIDPPLLLTREPGGTPLGQGLRQLLLHSDLEIDPMAELLLYAADRAQHVATSIRPQLQRGGIVLCDRYTASTIAYQGYGRGLDLSLIEHINQIATAGLMPDLVLWLDLPVQVGLARTQRRGIADRLEQHAVAFHERVRQGFMALAKAGGDRWQRIAADQPTDQVSEAIQDCLAAHLHRWFETLSQRRTGGDRELE
- a CDS encoding NFACT family protein, with protein sequence MQPVDLTTLRAVCADLQHWLPARLETVYQRDRHTIALALRTLKKQDWLTLSWHPQAARIAFEPPPPRQPDTFTFSQQLHAQLNRLALVRVGLVNPWERVVVLEFAPRPQEATQWRLYAEIMGKYSNVILVNAAGEIVTAAHQVNAQQSRLRPILTGQPYVPPPPLTAALPSCEIPFEQWQQQVSVIPGLLRQQLLKAYRGLSPALVQQLLADAALPLESRTTELTAEEWRRLFDHWQHWLACLESGHFVPQFTSTGYRVIPPLGTQTPSTLSIHEILATYYQNQLQQQQTQQLQQQLHQSLQAQRQKLIAKIEGFRERLAAAAGGDRQRYLADLLMAHAHLWQPGMTELIVTDFATQEPLAIPLSPEKSAIQTAQELYKQQQKLKRAQQHITPLLTAAEGELAYLDQVAATLTTATSLDVLEEIRAELIQQGYLTAPDYYRPPTTPSPYLRYTTPSGFTVLVGRNNRQNDDLTFRVASPYDWWFHTQEIPGSHVILRLAAGEVPSEKDIQYVANLAAYHSQARASAQVPVVYTRRKYVQKPKGANPGMVIYDQATVVWGCPLSVSDGSSDLTQGGAGGDRHGIMAE